A part of Phosphitispora fastidiosa genomic DNA contains:
- a CDS encoding S-layer homology domain-containing protein: MVKSRIGFISGVLIIAVLINITAGFGMSGNASALVEIDSSASSWAVPHLQQAYDYGLTYPDIMKDFKRPITRQEFCTIVVKLYEKLSGKTAAAGSSPFSDTADPEIIKAYQLGIVKGTGVGKFSPGWNITRQEICVMIFRALDVAVPGLDKTPGNDFPFSDQKMIASWAIDAMKFSYKNNIMNGVGSNKIDPLSNTTREQAITLVKRTYEAFRVDELDATVLVGQADLKKLTEREKFTNLDLGNRIAFPRYDSRVELFVATEAGKPAKRPSAAASADTDRLVRAAALNLVNDDLKPIQLIQPNLEIQPGSSSGIQPVLSPVIPAGWLVPRPNGPVYTKAQCAALIDRDGDKKRWFAFNLKNAQAVKVVWQVSKTPFTGFRDNWKSPRGLVASGEVSPSAGEFVVDFGSIASGQLSGSLWQLKPAGQLVWNITSTYREIPKTQKKYYVRAIPVDGTGNCIGDPGEGLQVLYGKPLTASTAAQKVNASFELWAPRREGVPQGGGPDNNGYSGEFPNLLVHESSPRYYNCEYTSDYWFLFHGFDKAATRVVVQVAAQPFTGSTVDWKSPSGLVYNKSYGNLPVKLEPTFDNAVPIKFSQFGPAKAAMKPDEYISYYVRAAAVKPSNIPGSEEVAFSETITVKYGYPNAVKWYIPQDVNVKSYIPTVKVLHYQPVQWENPQWLNKYTVYRTPRWNEIKCKFKNVQTGQILYPYYHYLLGDPSITPTKYENEIIPTVLKQGTKVTIVNNEGDKSWWGELWDSIADFFSSIINVFKDITNWVSNAYASLKSGLISFVAANFPLIPDNWRAGLRVALEALVNTGLAAMGIPPSLPNFDQLANMSLDYMAQVALTEAGIPATEITTQMVKDTAAGVGSQLSAATNSASPNPIDSPFLKNHPDYLYRPAYMDIELSNSYDEPSLPGSFNIDAEWEWTENVTLDHEVFSHWPQEQQYADALQYVVHFLYGLSRGHNGYPIYYPVYEPVRGQPIPIIQPGEKLTVRIYLKEYIGKPYPFSVNGDSVLMEDFAHLYWGDLGKVKFSVTTDLYDLPDPREAAKAQGFQEDDDHMYTYRYDRLYSGSYFQQVPSQAY; this comes from the coding sequence ATGGTCAAGAGCAGAATCGGGTTTATCAGCGGGGTATTGATTATCGCTGTCCTGATCAATATCACAGCAGGCTTTGGAATGAGTGGCAATGCTTCAGCACTGGTGGAAATTGACAGCAGCGCCAGCTCCTGGGCCGTACCGCATCTTCAGCAGGCATATGATTATGGACTGACATATCCCGACATTATGAAGGATTTTAAAAGACCTATTACCCGCCAGGAGTTTTGCACAATTGTAGTCAAGCTTTATGAAAAACTCAGCGGGAAGACGGCAGCAGCAGGCAGCAGTCCATTTTCAGACACTGCAGACCCAGAAATAATCAAGGCTTATCAGCTGGGAATCGTCAAAGGCACCGGAGTCGGAAAGTTTTCACCTGGCTGGAACATCACCAGACAGGAAATCTGTGTCATGATTTTTCGGGCTCTCGATGTGGCGGTACCCGGGCTGGATAAAACTCCCGGTAATGATTTTCCCTTCAGTGATCAAAAGATGATTGCCTCATGGGCGATTGATGCCATGAAGTTTTCTTATAAAAACAATATCATGAACGGTGTGGGCAGCAATAAAATAGACCCTTTGAGCAATACCACCAGGGAGCAGGCTATTACCCTGGTTAAAAGGACATATGAGGCTTTCCGGGTAGATGAGCTTGATGCCACTGTTCTTGTTGGGCAGGCAGATCTCAAAAAGCTGACGGAAAGAGAAAAGTTTACTAATTTGGATTTAGGTAACCGGATAGCCTTCCCCAGATATGACTCACGAGTCGAGCTTTTTGTGGCTACCGAAGCCGGTAAACCTGCCAAACGGCCATCGGCTGCCGCGAGTGCCGATACGGACCGTTTAGTCCGTGCAGCCGCTCTGAATTTAGTGAATGATGACCTGAAACCAATTCAGTTAATCCAGCCAAATCTGGAAATACAGCCCGGTTCATCATCTGGGATACAGCCCGTCTTATCGCCGGTGATACCGGCGGGGTGGCTGGTTCCCAGACCTAACGGCCCCGTATATACCAAAGCCCAGTGTGCTGCTTTAATAGACAGAGACGGGGACAAAAAGCGCTGGTTTGCATTTAACCTGAAAAACGCCCAGGCTGTCAAGGTAGTCTGGCAGGTATCCAAGACACCCTTCACAGGCTTCAGGGACAACTGGAAGTCTCCCCGTGGGCTGGTGGCTTCAGGTGAGGTTTCACCCTCTGCAGGAGAATTTGTAGTTGACTTTGGTTCCATTGCCTCAGGACAGCTATCAGGGAGCCTATGGCAGTTGAAGCCGGCAGGGCAGTTGGTCTGGAATATCACCTCAACCTACCGGGAAATCCCCAAAACTCAGAAAAAATATTATGTCCGGGCCATCCCTGTCGACGGGACCGGGAACTGCATCGGTGATCCCGGAGAGGGGCTTCAGGTTCTCTATGGAAAACCGCTGACAGCTTCGACTGCTGCGCAGAAAGTGAATGCTTCCTTTGAACTCTGGGCCCCGCGCCGGGAAGGAGTTCCCCAGGGAGGCGGACCTGATAACAATGGTTACAGTGGGGAATTCCCCAACCTGCTGGTTCATGAAAGCAGCCCCCGCTACTACAACTGCGAATATACATCTGATTACTGGTTTTTATTCCATGGTTTTGATAAGGCTGCTACCAGGGTGGTGGTTCAGGTAGCTGCCCAGCCTTTTACCGGCAGCACGGTTGATTGGAAATCCCCCAGTGGGTTGGTGTACAACAAGTCCTATGGGAACCTCCCGGTTAAGCTTGAACCGACGTTTGACAATGCGGTTCCCATCAAGTTCAGCCAGTTTGGCCCGGCCAAAGCGGCTATGAAGCCTGATGAATACATTTCCTATTATGTACGGGCAGCTGCAGTTAAACCTTCAAATATTCCGGGGAGTGAAGAGGTTGCCTTTTCGGAGACTATTACGGTCAAATATGGCTATCCCAACGCCGTCAAGTGGTACATTCCCCAGGATGTCAATGTAAAGTCATATATCCCGACAGTGAAAGTGCTTCATTATCAGCCGGTACAGTGGGAAAACCCCCAGTGGCTAAACAAATACACAGTCTACCGGACCCCCCGGTGGAATGAAATTAAATGTAAGTTTAAAAACGTACAGACCGGACAGATTCTGTATCCGTATTATCATTACTTATTAGGTGACCCGTCAATTACCCCGACGAAGTATGAGAATGAAATTATTCCCACCGTCCTTAAGCAGGGCACTAAAGTTACCATCGTTAATAATGAAGGAGACAAATCCTGGTGGGGAGAGCTTTGGGACAGCATTGCAGACTTCTTCAGTTCAATAATAAATGTTTTTAAAGATATTACCAACTGGGTGAGTAATGCCTATGCCAGCCTAAAATCAGGCCTGATAAGTTTTGTCGCGGCTAATTTTCCCCTTATTCCCGATAATTGGCGGGCCGGACTGAGGGTCGCCCTCGAAGCCCTGGTAAATACAGGGCTGGCAGCTATGGGGATCCCCCCCTCCCTGCCGAATTTTGACCAGCTTGCCAATATGAGTCTGGACTATATGGCGCAAGTTGCCCTGACCGAAGCCGGCATTCCTGCCACTGAGATAACCACCCAAATGGTGAAAGATACAGCTGCGGGGGTGGGCAGCCAGCTTTCTGCTGCCACTAATTCGGCTAGCCCAAATCCTATTGACTCCCCATTCTTAAAGAATCATCCTGACTATCTTTACCGGCCGGCCTATATGGATATAGAGTTGAGCAACTCCTATGACGAGCCGTCCTTACCGGGCAGTTTCAATATAGATGCCGAATGGGAATGGACAGAGAATGTCACTTTGGACCATGAGGTTTTCAGCCATTGGCCGCAAGAGCAGCAGTATGCTGATGCCTTACAGTATGTGGTTCATTTTCTCTACGGACTGAGCAGGGGACATAATGGGTATCCCATTTACTATCCGGTATATGAGCCGGTGAGAGGGCAGCCAATCCCCATAATACAGCCTGGTGAGAAGCTGACGGTCCGGATTTACCTGAAGGAATATATAGGGAAACCGTATCCTTTTAGCGTAAACGGGGATTCGGTACTAATGGAAGACTTCGCCCATCTCTATTGGGGTGACCTGGGCAAGGTGAAATTCAGTGTCACCACAGACCTTTATGACCTGCCTGACCCCCGGGAGGCTGCCAAAGCCCAGGGGTTCCAGGAAGATGATGACCACATGTACACCTATAGATATGACAGATTATACAGCGGCAGTTATTTCCAACAGGTGCCGTCTCAGGCCTATTGA
- a CDS encoding methylamine methyltransferase corrinoid protein reductive activase — MSQIGIALDLGTSGFRGQAVDLAKAEIIGTVLTARHPLPGANVMDHLNFAVDMGLDVAHSIIIATINQIIETLNVPCNDIRRLAVCGNPIQLSLFEEIEIRDLAYAGERKRKKLGIVSPNRDAKKLAARDIRGLALPADVEIYIPAAVKHEIGADALAMMVKSDLLTNSDITLVTDYGTNAEMALKVGDKIITGSCAAGPALEGQHIQYGMLAAPGAVHDIQPEKNGFRCYVLNDDMTSVPGDLVDLTRPGILEKGLANADGITGTGVIAVLYEGMKAQLIGLPKIKTADNRLHLGRHVSFSEHDITEAGKAIGAIRAGFVTLAMEAGIELGEIQTAYMAGASGTYVNALKALQIGLIPPGASKIYQIGNTSLAMARDIVIDPEQHLMLQELAQQLRANHCMFADSQVFSKSYLLELSLWGEGMPWDMYHQFSKMYGLTELIPPNLSAEVIRLYERDIPDLGYRGVSYIETVGYPSTVKFPGCTGCGICIKNCPEKALSIPEADDFVISIRPDRCNGTACKRCESQCPEKVFKFSLIPFAE; from the coding sequence GTGAGCCAGATTGGAATTGCACTGGATTTAGGCACCAGCGGCTTCAGGGGGCAGGCTGTCGACCTGGCAAAAGCTGAGATTATCGGTACTGTATTAACGGCACGGCATCCGCTGCCCGGGGCCAATGTTATGGATCACCTGAATTTTGCTGTTGATATGGGTTTGGATGTGGCCCACAGTATTATTATTGCCACAATAAATCAAATTATTGAGACTCTTAATGTACCTTGTAATGACATCAGGCGGCTGGCAGTTTGCGGTAATCCCATTCAGCTCTCCTTGTTTGAGGAGATAGAAATAAGGGACCTGGCTTATGCGGGTGAGCGTAAAAGAAAAAAGCTGGGGATTGTATCTCCCAATAGGGATGCCAAAAAGCTGGCAGCAAGAGATATCAGGGGTTTGGCTTTGCCGGCTGATGTGGAAATCTATATTCCGGCGGCAGTGAAACACGAAATTGGCGCTGATGCTCTGGCGATGATGGTAAAGTCGGATTTGCTGACAAATAGTGATATTACGCTGGTAACTGATTATGGGACCAATGCCGAAATGGCCCTGAAGGTCGGTGACAAGATCATTACCGGTTCCTGTGCTGCCGGTCCGGCTTTGGAAGGGCAGCACATTCAGTATGGCATGCTGGCTGCTCCCGGCGCTGTTCATGACATTCAACCGGAAAAAAACGGTTTCAGGTGTTATGTGCTTAATGATGATATGACCAGCGTACCGGGGGATTTGGTGGATTTAACCAGACCGGGTATTCTTGAAAAAGGACTGGCAAATGCAGATGGAATTACGGGTACCGGAGTTATCGCCGTCCTTTATGAGGGCATGAAAGCACAGCTCATCGGGCTTCCCAAAATCAAGACTGCAGATAACAGGCTGCACCTGGGCCGGCATGTGTCCTTTAGTGAACATGATATAACTGAGGCCGGCAAGGCTATTGGAGCAATAAGGGCGGGATTTGTGACTCTGGCCATGGAAGCCGGAATTGAATTGGGTGAAATTCAGACTGCCTATATGGCCGGGGCATCAGGTACTTATGTAAATGCTTTGAAAGCCCTGCAAATTGGGCTGATACCTCCGGGTGCCAGCAAGATTTACCAGATAGGCAACACTTCACTGGCGATGGCGAGGGATATTGTAATTGACCCTGAGCAGCATCTGATGCTGCAGGAACTGGCACAGCAGTTAAGGGCAAATCACTGCATGTTCGCTGATTCTCAGGTCTTTTCCAAGTCCTATCTGCTTGAGCTCTCCCTCTGGGGTGAAGGAATGCCATGGGATATGTATCATCAGTTTAGCAAAATGTATGGGCTGACAGAACTAATTCCTCCTAATTTAAGCGCAGAAGTAATCAGGCTTTATGAACGGGATATCCCGGACCTGGGATATCGTGGGGTGTCATATATTGAGACTGTAGGTTATCCAAGTACGGTGAAATTTCCCGGCTGTACGGGGTGCGGCATCTGTATCAAAAATTGTCCCGAGAAGGCCCTTTCAATACCTGAAGCAGATGATTTTGTCATATCCATTCGGCCTGACCGGTGCAATGGAACGGCCTGTAAACGCTGTGAAAGTCAATGCCCGGAAAAGGTATTTAAGTTTTCCTTAATTCCATTTGCGGAGTAA
- a CDS encoding corrinoid protein, which produces MSREDILNKLKDSIEKLDTGMAEAAAKEAKAAGIEAMDAIQNGLSQGMNTISDLFDEGELYVPQILVAAEAFEKGVAILTADMLEAERNKTKAGKVICHTVEGDIHDIGKNIVKIMLIASGFEVIDLGRDVPVDEVVRKAIEEGVDIITGSALMTTTMPSQRDIIKVLEEEGYRDKIKCMFGGAPVSQEWVDQIGADAYGDNAAEAISKAKELMA; this is translated from the coding sequence ATGAGCAGAGAGGATATTCTGAACAAACTGAAGGATTCAATTGAGAAGCTGGACACAGGTATGGCCGAAGCGGCAGCCAAGGAGGCAAAAGCAGCAGGGATAGAGGCCATGGATGCCATTCAAAACGGTCTCTCCCAGGGTATGAATACCATCAGTGATCTTTTTGATGAAGGTGAACTGTATGTACCACAAATACTTGTGGCTGCAGAGGCCTTTGAAAAAGGAGTAGCTATTTTAACTGCAGATATGCTGGAAGCAGAGCGTAACAAGACCAAGGCCGGAAAGGTAATCTGCCACACTGTTGAGGGTGATATTCACGATATCGGCAAGAACATCGTGAAGATAATGCTAATTGCCAGTGGTTTTGAGGTAATTGATTTAGGCCGGGATGTACCGGTGGATGAGGTTGTCCGCAAGGCAATCGAAGAGGGAGTGGACATTATCACAGGTTCAGCCCTGATGACCACAACTATGCCTTCACAGCGAGATATCATCAAGGTCCTTGAGGAAGAAGGCTACCGTGACAAGATCAAGTGCATGTTCGGCGGGGCTCCGGTATCCCAGGAGTGGGTAGACCAGATTGGTGCCGACGCTTATGGGGACAATGCAGCTGAAGCTATTAGCAAAGCTAAGGAACTGATGGCATAA
- a CDS encoding APC family permease, which produces MSAESVNVAVREENETGARLVKVLGPMHIWALGVGIVLVGEFMGWNFTVAKGGTLGSIIACWLIGLLYVSLIMVNTEIGSVIPEAGGQYAMAKYLMGPLAAFNVGVMIVFEYTMLEAADSLVVGALMNSLNPELQPLPWIILGLAILTALNYRGVYATLTVNFIITAIAYVTIFILLFSTQFWSPNSMINFPDLMSGLPYGWLGILGALQFGIWFYLGIEGTALTAEECRSTGRSLPVGAMIGMVSLLVGATITWFVCSGLVQWETLGSSVYPLYDAALATNYSFVIWALFVGTILSCLASANGCINDSSRGWFSMARDTLIPQWFGAVHPKYHTPYRAIVFLAPIAISFGFTGLLDQVITFSIISGTIIYVLMGYMGLKFRQMYPLGTIERGYTSPWHPFPSIFLLILAILVLVATFLGYWINLLAAFMFYIICSLWFVFHRYKFVNPHTLIKAHWPRPKGY; this is translated from the coding sequence ATGAGCGCTGAATCCGTTAATGTCGCTGTAAGGGAAGAAAATGAAACCGGAGCCCGCCTGGTCAAGGTGCTGGGGCCGATGCATATATGGGCTCTGGGTGTCGGTATAGTTCTTGTAGGGGAGTTTATGGGATGGAACTTTACGGTTGCCAAAGGCGGTACCCTGGGTTCCATTATAGCCTGCTGGCTGATAGGACTCCTGTATGTTTCCCTGATTATGGTCAACACAGAAATAGGGTCAGTTATCCCGGAGGCCGGCGGTCAGTATGCTATGGCCAAATACCTGATGGGTCCCCTGGCTGCATTTAATGTCGGGGTAATGATTGTATTTGAATATACTATGCTGGAAGCGGCAGACTCGCTGGTGGTAGGTGCGCTGATGAACAGCCTGAACCCGGAGCTGCAGCCTCTGCCCTGGATTATATTAGGGCTGGCGATTCTGACAGCTTTGAATTACCGCGGTGTTTATGCCACCTTAACAGTTAACTTTATCATCACGGCAATTGCTTATGTGACGATATTTATTCTGCTATTTTCCACTCAATTCTGGTCTCCTAACAGTATGATTAATTTCCCTGACTTGATGAGCGGCTTGCCTTATGGATGGCTTGGAATCCTGGGCGCCTTGCAGTTCGGGATTTGGTTCTACCTGGGTATTGAGGGAACCGCCCTCACTGCTGAGGAGTGCCGTTCCACCGGTCGGTCTCTGCCTGTCGGCGCCATGATAGGTATGGTTTCCCTGCTGGTTGGCGCTACTATTACATGGTTTGTCTGCTCGGGTCTGGTGCAATGGGAGACCCTCGGAAGTTCAGTTTATCCCCTGTACGATGCTGCCTTGGCAACTAACTACTCGTTTGTTATCTGGGCATTGTTTGTTGGGACCATTTTATCATGTCTCGCAAGCGCCAATGGATGTATCAATGATTCTTCCCGGGGCTGGTTTTCAATGGCCAGGGATACGCTGATACCGCAATGGTTTGGCGCAGTTCATCCCAAGTACCATACACCGTACCGTGCCATTGTCTTCCTGGCTCCTATTGCCATTAGCTTCGGTTTTACAGGGCTTCTGGACCAGGTTATTACTTTTTCCATTATTTCAGGAACAATAATATATGTACTGATGGGTTATATGGGGTTGAAGTTCAGGCAAATGTACCCACTGGGGACTATTGAAAGAGGCTATACCTCCCCCTGGCATCCCTTCCCGTCAATTTTTCTCTTAATCCTTGCTATCCTGGTTTTGGTAGCAACCTTCCTGGGATACTGGATTAACCTTCTGGCAGCGTTTATGTTCTATATTATTTGTTCATTATGGTTTGTTTTCCACAGATATAAATTTGTTAACCCCCATACGCTGATAAAAGCCCACTGGCCTCGCCCTAAAGGGTACTAA
- a CDS encoding corrinoid protein, giving the protein MSKQDILNKLKDSIEKLDTGMAEAAAKEAKAAGIEAMDAIQNGLSQGMNTISDLFDEGELYVPQILVAAEAFEKGVAILTADMLEAERNKTKAGKVICHTVEGDIHDIGKNIVKIMLIASGFEVIDLGRDVPVDEVVRKAIEEGVDIITGSALMTTTMPSQRDIIKVLEEEGYRDKIKCMFGGAPVSQEWVDQIGADAYGDNAAEAISKAKELMA; this is encoded by the coding sequence ATGAGCAAACAGGATATTCTGAACAAACTGAAGGATTCAATTGAGAAGCTGGACACAGGTATGGCCGAAGCGGCAGCCAAGGAGGCAAAAGCAGCAGGGATAGAGGCCATGGATGCCATTCAAAACGGTCTCTCCCAGGGTATGAATACCATCAGTGATCTTTTTGATGAAGGTGAACTGTATGTACCACAAATACTTGTGGCTGCAGAGGCCTTTGAAAAAGGAGTAGCTATTTTAACTGCAGATATGCTGGAAGCAGAGCGTAACAAGACCAAGGCCGGAAAGGTAATCTGCCACACTGTTGAGGGTGATATTCACGATATCGGCAAGAACATCGTGAAGATAATGCTAATTGCCAGTGGTTTTGAGGTAATTGATTTAGGCCGGGATGTACCGGTGGATGAGGTTGTCCGCAAGGCAATCGAAGAGGGAGTGGACATTATCACAGGTTCAGCCCTGATGACCACAACTATGCCTTCACAGCGAGATATCATCAAGGTCCTTGAGGAAGAAGGCTACCGTGACAAGATCAAGTGCATGTTCGGCGGGGCTCCGGTATCCCAGGAGTGGGTAGACCAGATTGGTGCCGACGCTTATGGGGACAATGCAGCTGAAGCTATTAGCAAAGCTAAGGAACTGATGGCATAA
- the pylSn gene encoding pyrrolysine--tRNA(Pyl) ligase small subunit codes for MSLPVQKTEASSPKKAKKRYFRKHEDLAGVIEKIKLWPSRSGVLHGVRKITVKGRHIEIVTHCGNQLDIKNSKTSRVSRWLRNKWYAKACPKCKIPTWKLEKFSSTSFQ; via the coding sequence ATGAGTTTACCCGTACAGAAAACAGAGGCTTCAAGCCCCAAAAAGGCAAAGAAACGTTATTTCCGGAAACATGAGGATTTAGCCGGTGTTATAGAAAAAATAAAGCTCTGGCCGTCCCGGTCAGGAGTGCTTCACGGTGTCAGGAAAATTACTGTCAAGGGCAGACATATTGAGATAGTTACCCATTGCGGCAATCAGTTAGATATTAAAAATTCAAAGACAAGCCGGGTTTCCCGCTGGTTGAGAAACAAATGGTATGCCAAAGCCTGTCCAAAGTGTAAAATACCTACATGGAAGTTGGAGAAATTTTCTTCAACCTCTTTTCAGTAA
- the pylSc gene encoding pyrrolysine--tRNA(Pyl) ligase large subunit, whose amino-acid sequence MKLAFTVTQKQRLIELDAAEGIDGLVFINAQERDHSFKKINQELVLKNKERLERLRSERLRPSIRELEQILVNCLNRAGFVEVNTPTTIAKEMLVKMGITAEHPLWNQVYWTDKNSCLRPMLAPNLYYLLGRLAKIWPRPIRIFEIGQCFRKESKGAKHLSEFTMLNLVEMGTAGDTGERLAELADLVMNAAGLPYSLDAEDSEVYGDTTDVMADNVEIASGATGPHPLDGSWNITEPWVGLGFGLERMVMVKEGFQNIRRVGRGLMYLDGARLNI is encoded by the coding sequence TTGAAACTTGCCTTTACTGTTACACAGAAACAGAGGCTTATCGAGCTTGATGCGGCGGAGGGAATTGATGGGCTTGTTTTTATTAATGCGCAGGAACGAGACCATTCATTTAAAAAGATAAATCAGGAATTGGTCCTTAAGAATAAAGAGCGTTTGGAAAGACTGCGGTCAGAAAGACTGCGTCCATCTATCAGAGAGCTTGAACAGATTTTGGTTAACTGCCTGAACAGGGCTGGTTTTGTTGAAGTAAATACACCTACCACGATAGCGAAGGAAATGTTGGTGAAAATGGGGATTACTGCGGAACATCCTCTATGGAACCAGGTATACTGGACTGATAAAAACAGCTGTCTGCGTCCGATGTTAGCCCCTAACCTGTATTACCTGTTAGGACGGCTGGCAAAAATCTGGCCAAGGCCTATTCGAATCTTTGAAATAGGACAGTGTTTTCGCAAGGAGTCAAAAGGGGCTAAACACCTTTCGGAATTCACCATGCTCAATCTGGTTGAAATGGGCACTGCCGGCGATACCGGGGAACGATTGGCCGAATTGGCAGACCTGGTTATGAATGCGGCAGGTTTACCCTACAGCCTGGATGCGGAAGACTCGGAAGTTTATGGTGACACTACTGATGTTATGGCCGACAATGTTGAAATTGCCTCCGGAGCCACTGGGCCTCATCCTTTAGATGGCAGCTGGAATATTACTGAACCATGGGTTGGCCTGGGTTTTGGGCTGGAGCGCATGGTTATGGTGAAAGAAGGGTTTCAGAATATCCGCCGGGTGGGACGCGGCCTGATGTACCTGGATGGTGCCAGATTGAATATTTAA
- the pylB gene encoding methylornithine synthase PylB, translating into MTLFSMNKRYLDGILYKAESGISLSHREIVNLLTLEDTESIQKVMKSARKLREQHFGNKLFLYGFIYFSTYCKNHCTFCFYRKTNSLSPRYRKNLSEVVDIAARLADSGVHLIDLTMGEDPDIYRTGGFDVLLEMIDRVKVTTGLPVMISPGVIPDDILEKMSDSGVTWYALYQETHNQLLYRKLRVGQGFAARKNKRLKARELGMLVEDGMLLGVGETTGDRADSILCMKHEGVHQARVMSLVPQRQTPMAGRVAIPRINEYLCIAVMRLLMPDRLIPASLDVDGIKGLEMRLEAGANVVTSIIPSSSSLAGVSQSTLDIEQGLRAVPEVKKILAGKGLEAAGLGEYSAWIASQKGKISSGVGEYDENPNSRRTASGAGGSISCPAGWTGSSAN; encoded by the coding sequence ATGACGCTGTTTTCTATGAATAAGCGTTATCTGGACGGAATCTTATATAAGGCGGAAAGCGGAATTTCCCTTTCACACCGGGAAATTGTCAATCTGCTTACCTTGGAAGATACAGAGTCTATCCAAAAAGTAATGAAAAGCGCCCGGAAACTGCGTGAACAGCATTTTGGCAACAAATTGTTTCTTTATGGGTTTATATATTTTTCCACCTACTGCAAGAACCACTGTACCTTCTGTTTTTACAGGAAGACAAATAGTTTAAGCCCCCGGTATCGCAAGAATCTCTCAGAGGTTGTGGATATTGCTGCCAGACTGGCTGATTCCGGAGTACACCTGATCGACCTGACTATGGGGGAAGACCCTGACATATACCGGACAGGCGGTTTTGATGTGCTTTTGGAAATGATTGACCGGGTAAAGGTTACCACCGGTTTGCCGGTGATGATTTCACCTGGGGTGATACCTGACGATATCCTTGAAAAAATGAGTGATTCCGGGGTTACCTGGTATGCTCTTTATCAGGAAACCCATAATCAGCTTCTCTATAGGAAACTGAGAGTTGGCCAGGGCTTTGCGGCACGCAAAAACAAGAGGCTTAAGGCCCGTGAACTGGGAATGCTGGTGGAAGACGGAATGCTGCTGGGAGTTGGCGAAACGACCGGTGACAGGGCTGATTCTATTTTATGCATGAAGCATGAGGGGGTTCATCAGGCCAGGGTGATGAGTCTGGTGCCCCAGCGTCAGACCCCAATGGCTGGAAGGGTTGCTATTCCCAGGATTAATGAGTATTTATGTATAGCCGTAATGAGACTTTTAATGCCTGACAGGCTGATTCCGGCTTCATTGGATGTGGATGGCATTAAGGGCCTGGAGATGCGGCTGGAGGCAGGGGCCAATGTGGTTACCTCCATTATACCGTCCAGCAGCAGTCTTGCCGGTGTTTCCCAGAGCACTCTGGACATTGAACAGGGTCTCCGCGCAGTACCGGAGGTTAAAAAAATATTGGCCGGCAAGGGATTGGAAGCAGCCGGTTTAGGTGAATACAGCGCCTGGATAGCCTCCCAAAAAGGCAAAATAAGCTCGGGGGTGGGTGAGTATGACGAGAATCCTAATAGTAGGCGGACAGCTTCAGGGGCTGGAGGCAGTATATCTTGCCCGGCAGGCTGGACTGGAAGCAGCGCTAATTGA